In a single window of the Delftia tsuruhatensis genome:
- the ssuD gene encoding FMNH2-dependent alkanesulfonate monooxygenase: MQVFWFIPTHGDSRYLGTAEGARPLSHDYVKQVAIAADSLGYEGVLIPTGRSCEDPWVVASSLIPVTKRLKFLVAVRPGLHQPSLAARMAASFDRLSGGRLLINLVTGGDRAELEGDGVFLDHAQRYEQSAEFIRIWREILERSHEGGTLDYEGEHLSVKGAKLLFPPLQKPYPPVYFGGSSEAAHDLAAEQVDAYLTWGEPPAEVAKKIADVREKAARHGRSVKFGIRLHVIVRETEKEAWADADRLISRLKDETVVQAQAAFARMDSEGQRRMAALHAGGSRRTRAELEISPNLWAGVGLVRGGAGTALVGDAQTVADRIKEYADLGIDTFVLSGYPHLEEAYRFAELVFPLLPLSVRDRLAGSVGGPLGETVANLYSPRASQS; encoded by the coding sequence ATGCAGGTTTTCTGGTTCATTCCCACCCACGGCGACAGCCGCTACCTCGGCACGGCCGAGGGCGCCCGCCCGCTCAGCCACGACTATGTCAAGCAGGTCGCCATCGCGGCCGACAGCCTGGGCTACGAGGGCGTGCTGATTCCCACGGGCCGCTCCTGCGAGGACCCCTGGGTCGTCGCCTCCAGCCTGATTCCGGTCACCAAGCGCCTGAAGTTCCTGGTCGCCGTGCGTCCCGGACTGCACCAGCCCAGCCTGGCGGCGCGCATGGCGGCCTCGTTCGACCGCCTGTCGGGCGGGCGGCTGCTGATCAACCTGGTCACGGGCGGCGACCGCGCCGAGCTGGAGGGCGACGGCGTCTTCCTGGACCATGCGCAGCGCTACGAGCAATCGGCCGAGTTCATCCGCATCTGGCGCGAGATCCTTGAGCGCAGCCATGAGGGCGGCACGCTCGACTACGAAGGTGAACACCTCTCGGTCAAGGGCGCCAAGCTGTTGTTCCCGCCGCTGCAAAAGCCGTATCCGCCCGTGTACTTCGGCGGTTCGTCCGAGGCCGCGCACGACCTGGCCGCCGAGCAGGTCGATGCCTACCTGACCTGGGGCGAGCCCCCGGCCGAGGTGGCCAAGAAGATTGCCGATGTGCGCGAGAAGGCGGCGCGCCATGGCCGCAGCGTGAAGTTCGGCATCCGCCTGCACGTCATCGTGCGCGAGACCGAGAAAGAGGCCTGGGCCGATGCCGATCGCCTGATCAGTCGCCTCAAGGACGAGACCGTGGTCCAGGCCCAGGCCGCCTTCGCGCGCATGGACTCGGAAGGCCAGCGCCGCATGGCAGCCCTGCATGCCGGTGGCAGCCGCCGCACGCGCGCCGAGTTGGAGATCAGCCCCAACCTCTGGGCCGGCGTGGGCCTGGTGCGCGGGGGCGCGGGAACGGCCCTGGTGGGGGATGCGCAGACCGTGGCCGACCGCATCAAGGAGTACGCGGACCTGGGCATAGACACCTTTGTGCTGTCCGGCTATCCGCACCTGGAAGAGGCCTACCGCTTTGCCGAACTGGTCTTCCCGCTGCTGCCGCTGTCCGTGCGCGACAGGCTGGCTGGCAGCGTGGGCGGGCCCCTGGGCGAGACCGTTGCCAACCTGTACTCGCCGCGCGCGTCGCAAAGCTGA
- a CDS encoding sulfate ABC transporter substrate-binding protein, translating to MKIRRHFIKFPVAAGLIAGLTLSALPALAQTVQLLNVSYDPTRELYVEYNQAFARHWKAKSGQDVSIKQSHGGSGKQARSIIDGIDADVATLALAGDIDALVKNGNLLKADWQKRLPHNSAPYSSTIVFLVKKGNPKNLKDWDDLVKPGVQVITPNPKTSGGARWNYLAAWEFAKRKYGGDAQAKDFIGKLFKNVPVLDTGARGATITFVQRGVGDVLLAWENEAFLALKEFGPEKFQIVVPSISILAEPSVAVVDKVVDKKGTRAVAEEYLKYLYSEEGQRIAGRNYYRPTDAKVKAEFADKFPKLELFTIDQAFGGWAKADKDHFADGGSFDQIYTKK from the coding sequence ATGAAAATTCGCCGCCACTTTATCAAGTTTCCTGTCGCCGCCGGCCTGATCGCGGGCTTGACCCTGTCGGCGCTGCCGGCGTTGGCCCAGACGGTGCAGCTGCTCAACGTCTCCTACGACCCGACGCGCGAGCTGTATGTGGAATACAACCAGGCTTTCGCCAGGCACTGGAAGGCCAAGAGCGGCCAGGACGTGAGCATCAAGCAGTCGCACGGCGGATCGGGCAAGCAGGCGCGCTCCATCATCGACGGCATCGATGCCGACGTGGCCACGCTGGCGCTGGCGGGCGACATCGACGCCCTGGTCAAGAACGGCAACCTGCTCAAGGCCGACTGGCAAAAGCGCCTGCCGCACAACTCGGCGCCCTACAGCTCGACCATCGTCTTCCTCGTGAAGAAGGGCAACCCGAAGAATCTCAAGGACTGGGACGACCTGGTCAAGCCCGGCGTGCAGGTGATCACGCCCAATCCCAAGACCAGCGGCGGCGCGCGCTGGAACTACCTGGCCGCCTGGGAGTTTGCCAAGCGCAAGTACGGCGGTGATGCGCAGGCCAAGGATTTCATCGGCAAGCTGTTCAAGAACGTGCCCGTGCTGGACACCGGCGCACGCGGTGCCACCATCACCTTCGTGCAGCGCGGTGTGGGTGATGTGCTGCTGGCCTGGGAGAACGAGGCCTTCCTGGCGCTCAAGGAGTTCGGGCCCGAGAAATTCCAGATCGTCGTGCCCTCGATCTCCATCCTGGCCGAACCTTCGGTGGCCGTGGTCGACAAGGTCGTGGACAAGAAGGGGACGCGCGCCGTGGCCGAGGAGTACCTGAAGTACCTGTACTCCGAGGAAGGCCAGCGCATCGCCGGCCGCAACTACTACCGTCCCACCGATGCCAAGGTGAAGGCCGAGTTCGCCGACAAGTTCCCCAAGCTGGAGCTGTTCACCATCGACCAGGCCTTCGGCGGCTGGGCCAAGGCCGACAAGGACCACTTTGCCGATGGCGGCAGCTTCGACCAGATCTACACCAAGAAGTGA
- the mnmC gene encoding FAD-dependent 5-carboxymethylaminomethyl-2-thiouridine(34) oxidoreductase MnmC gives MSEPIDWLPDGTPYSPRFGDRYHSELGGLDQARHVFLGGCGLPQAWAGAPQWRILETGFGFGLNFLVAWHAWKADPQRPRLLHFVSAEAFPVSADAMRQAMPRDPGLRALAEELAAQFQGLLPGVHRLCFEQGRVLLTLYIGDAQAMLRRQQITADSIYLDGFTPALNPDLWSADTVRALARHCRRGTQLSTWCVARTVRDALAQHGFQVRKVAGVPPKRHNLHAVYDPAWQPRGPRAQAQEAIAPQRCLVLGAGIAGAAAAASLSRRGWQVTVLDAAEAPAAGASALPAGLFCPHVSPDDSLLSRLSRDGARMALGQLRMLSQQGLLRPGTDWEASGVLEHGVEAPPRLPREWQSPGPGDHWSLPASPGQLAAAGLPGDAPACWHVQAGWVRPARLVQAQLALPGVHWQASACVARLARPDTAQASQVWQAYDDAGALLAEAELVVLALGPATNALLEHSLGAQACWPLQPIRGQVSWDVHTPASRQAMPPFPVNGHGNLVPAMPLPGDALRPGWVMGSTFERDRTDLPPSPLDQAAAHAANGAKLARLLPRTYQGLHGFFDAPPRPTWGAVRVAAPDRLPVVGPVSDQAPGLWALTAMGSRGLTLSLLCGELLAARLHGEPLPVDARLAAALASERMDRRR, from the coding sequence ATGTCCGAACCCATCGACTGGCTGCCCGACGGCACGCCCTACAGCCCGCGCTTCGGCGACCGCTACCACAGCGAACTGGGAGGGCTGGACCAGGCCCGCCATGTCTTCCTCGGCGGCTGCGGGCTGCCTCAGGCCTGGGCCGGCGCGCCGCAGTGGCGCATCCTGGAGACGGGCTTCGGCTTCGGCCTGAATTTCCTCGTGGCATGGCACGCCTGGAAGGCCGATCCCCAGCGTCCACGGCTGCTGCACTTCGTCTCCGCCGAGGCCTTTCCCGTCAGCGCCGACGCCATGCGCCAGGCCATGCCCCGGGACCCCGGCCTGCGTGCGCTGGCCGAAGAATTGGCGGCGCAGTTCCAGGGCCTGCTGCCCGGCGTGCACCGGCTGTGCTTCGAGCAAGGCCGCGTGCTGCTGACGCTGTACATAGGCGATGCCCAGGCCATGCTGCGACGCCAGCAGATCACGGCCGACAGCATCTACCTGGACGGTTTCACCCCTGCGCTCAACCCCGATCTCTGGAGCGCCGACACCGTGCGCGCGCTGGCGCGCCATTGCCGGCGTGGCACGCAGCTGTCCACCTGGTGCGTGGCGCGCACGGTGCGCGATGCGCTGGCCCAGCACGGCTTCCAGGTGCGCAAGGTGGCTGGCGTGCCTCCCAAGCGGCACAACCTGCATGCCGTGTACGACCCGGCCTGGCAGCCTCGCGGGCCGCGTGCGCAGGCCCAGGAGGCCATCGCGCCACAGCGCTGCCTGGTGCTGGGCGCGGGCATCGCCGGTGCGGCGGCCGCCGCCAGCCTGTCACGCCGGGGCTGGCAGGTCACCGTGCTCGATGCCGCCGAGGCCCCGGCCGCCGGCGCCTCGGCCCTGCCCGCAGGCCTGTTCTGCCCCCATGTCTCGCCCGACGACAGCCTGCTGTCGCGCCTGAGCCGCGATGGTGCGCGCATGGCGCTGGGCCAGCTGCGCATGCTCTCGCAGCAGGGCCTGCTGCGGCCCGGCACGGATTGGGAAGCCAGCGGTGTACTGGAGCATGGCGTCGAGGCTCCGCCCCGCCTGCCGCGCGAATGGCAGTCCCCCGGACCGGGTGATCATTGGAGCCTGCCTGCCAGCCCCGGGCAGTTGGCGGCGGCCGGCCTGCCCGGCGACGCACCGGCCTGCTGGCATGTGCAGGCCGGATGGGTGCGCCCCGCGCGGCTGGTGCAGGCACAGCTGGCACTGCCCGGCGTGCACTGGCAGGCCAGCGCCTGCGTGGCACGTCTTGCACGCCCGGACACCGCCCAGGCCTCGCAGGTCTGGCAGGCCTACGACGACGCCGGCGCACTGCTGGCCGAAGCGGAGCTCGTCGTCCTGGCCCTGGGCCCCGCCACGAACGCCCTGCTGGAGCACAGCCTGGGAGCCCAGGCATGCTGGCCCCTGCAGCCCATACGCGGCCAGGTGAGCTGGGATGTCCACACACCCGCCAGCCGGCAGGCCATGCCGCCATTTCCCGTCAACGGCCACGGCAACCTGGTGCCCGCCATGCCGCTGCCTGGCGATGCGTTGCGGCCGGGATGGGTCATGGGCTCGACCTTCGAACGCGACCGGACGGATCTGCCGCCCAGCCCCTTGGACCAGGCCGCAGCCCACGCGGCCAATGGCGCCAAGCTGGCGCGGCTGCTGCCTCGCACCTACCAAGGCCTGCATGGCTTCTTCGACGCACCGCCGCGCCCGACCTGGGGCGCGGTGCGCGTAGCCGCGCCCGACCGCCTGCCCGTGGTCGGCCCGGTGTCCGATCAGGCCCCGGGCCTGTGGGCGCTGACAGCCATGGGATCGCGCGGGCTCACGCTGTCGCTGCTGTGCGGCGAACTGCTGGCGGCACGCCTGCACGGCGAACCGCTGCCGGTGGATGCCCGGCTGGCGGCGGCCCTGGCCAGCGAACGCATGGACCGCAGGCGCTGA
- a CDS encoding aliphatic sulfonate ABC transporter substrate-binding protein, with protein sequence MNAISKKPRLDRVRRQALQLLGTTAFSWSLAGQYARAETAAAVAGPEQLRIGYQKSAVNLVILKQQGVLEKRFAGTKVSWLEFPAGPQLLEALAAGSLDFGLTGDSPPVFAQAAGRDLLYVGAEPPKPESSAILVPTDSPLRTLADLKGRRVALQKGSSAHYLLVRALDKAGLAWNEIQPVYLAPADARAAFERKSVDAWAIWDPFYAATELAIRPRVLANGEGLSGNASFYLAARGLVERHPQVLRALFDELTRADRLAQSARQEAVALVAGFSGLDAAVVSRFIARRPSSPVGLLAAQTVVDQQRVADAFFRLGLIPRQVQVADIVWRPSAAEYARLAEPAAARPSSAL encoded by the coding sequence ATGAACGCCATTTCCAAGAAGCCCCGCCTGGACCGCGTGCGCCGCCAGGCCCTGCAACTGCTGGGCACCACCGCCTTCAGCTGGAGTCTGGCCGGCCAGTACGCACGCGCCGAGACAGCGGCCGCCGTGGCCGGGCCGGAGCAACTGCGCATCGGCTACCAGAAGTCGGCCGTCAACCTGGTCATCCTCAAGCAGCAGGGCGTGCTGGAAAAGCGCTTTGCAGGCACCAAGGTCAGCTGGCTGGAGTTTCCGGCCGGTCCCCAACTGCTGGAGGCCCTGGCCGCAGGCAGCCTGGATTTCGGCTTGACCGGCGATTCACCCCCGGTCTTTGCCCAGGCCGCGGGCCGGGACTTGCTGTACGTGGGCGCCGAGCCGCCCAAGCCCGAAAGCTCGGCCATCCTCGTGCCGACGGACTCGCCGCTGCGCACCCTGGCCGACCTCAAGGGCCGGCGCGTGGCGCTGCAAAAAGGCTCCAGTGCCCATTACCTGCTGGTGCGTGCGCTGGACAAGGCGGGCCTTGCCTGGAACGAGATCCAGCCCGTGTACCTGGCCCCGGCCGATGCGCGCGCCGCCTTCGAGCGCAAGAGCGTGGACGCCTGGGCCATCTGGGACCCGTTCTACGCGGCCACCGAGCTGGCGATTCGCCCGCGCGTGCTCGCCAATGGCGAAGGCCTGTCGGGCAACGCCTCGTTCTACCTGGCCGCGCGCGGACTGGTGGAGCGCCATCCGCAGGTGCTGCGCGCGCTGTTCGACGAGCTCACGCGCGCCGATCGCCTGGCCCAGAGCGCACGCCAGGAGGCCGTGGCCCTGGTGGCCGGCTTCAGCGGCCTGGATGCGGCGGTGGTCAGCCGCTTCATTGCGCGCCGGCCCAGCTCCCCGGTGGGCCTGCTGGCTGCGCAGACCGTGGTGGACCAGCAGCGCGTGGCCGATGCATTTTTTCGGCTGGGCCTGATTCCGCGCCAGGTACAGGTGGCCGACATCGTCTGGCGGCCCTCGGCGGCCGAGTACGCGCGGCTGGCCGAGCCTGCGGCGGCACGCCCTTCTTCCGCCCTTTGA
- the ssuC gene encoding aliphatic sulfonate ABC transporter permease SsuC yields the protein MSDARTVTALPAASAPPAGDSWSPLLRFAAGVGRRLVPWLVPLALIAVWQAASAWGWLSTRVLPAPLDVLRAAQALAASGELFKHVQVSAGRALSGLAIGGGLGLALGLLTGSLRWAETLLDSTIQMVRNIPALALIPLVILWFGIDESAKLFLISVSVFFPIYLNTFHGIRNVDPALIEMGRSYGLTCWQLYREVILPGALSSILVGLRFSLGLMWVILIVAETISAQSGIGYLTMNAREFLQTDVVLVGILLYALLGKLADWFARGLEQWWLRWHPGYQSK from the coding sequence ATGTCCGATGCACGTACCGTTACTGCGCTGCCGGCCGCCTCGGCCCCTCCGGCTGGCGATTCCTGGTCGCCGCTGCTGCGCTTTGCGGCCGGCGTGGGCCGCCGCCTGGTGCCCTGGCTGGTGCCGCTGGCGCTGATCGCCGTCTGGCAGGCCGCCTCGGCCTGGGGCTGGCTGTCCACGCGGGTGCTGCCTGCGCCGCTGGACGTGCTGCGTGCCGCACAGGCGCTGGCCGCGTCCGGGGAACTGTTCAAGCATGTGCAGGTCAGCGCGGGCCGCGCGCTCAGCGGCCTGGCCATCGGCGGCGGTCTGGGGCTGGCGCTGGGCCTGCTCACGGGCTCGCTGCGCTGGGCCGAAACGCTGCTGGACTCCACCATCCAGATGGTGCGCAACATCCCCGCGCTGGCGCTGATTCCGCTGGTCATCCTGTGGTTCGGCATCGACGAGAGCGCCAAGCTGTTCCTGATCAGCGTCTCGGTGTTCTTTCCCATCTACCTCAACACTTTCCACGGCATCCGCAACGTGGACCCGGCGCTGATCGAGATGGGGCGCAGCTATGGCCTCACGTGCTGGCAGCTGTACCGCGAGGTCATCCTGCCGGGCGCGCTGTCCTCCATCCTGGTGGGCCTGCGTTTTTCGCTGGGCCTGATGTGGGTGATCCTCATCGTGGCCGAGACCATCTCGGCGCAGTCGGGCATCGGCTATCTGACCATGAACGCCCGCGAGTTCCTGCAGACCGACGTGGTGCTGGTCGGCATCCTGCTGTACGCCCTGCTGGGCAAGCTGGCCGACTGGTTTGCACGCGGGCTGGAGCAATGGTGGCTGCGCTGGCATCCGGGCTACCAATCCAAGTGA
- a CDS encoding sulfonate ABC transporter substrate-binding protein — protein MVSFDSFPQHTANWRRRQLLGAGLAAAVAAVGGPALAQDKAGDRVLRVGHQKGWLSILKNRGTLEKRLAPLGVSVRWIEFNAGPVQLEALNVGSIDFGDVGEAPPIFAQAAGAPLVYAGATVPRPGLEALIVPKDSPIRSVQDLKGKRVAYNKGSNVQYFLVKLLEKHGLKYGDVQSVFLAPADARAAFERGSVDAWLIWDPFLAAAQKTLDARLLADATGVVNNRAYYFTSRDYATRNADVLRIAIEEVDGIDRWASKNQAAAAAELSTILGLDKSITELYLSRARFGTSSVTREILAEQQQIADTFFELKLIPRKLNLLHAAPVDLIASRP, from the coding sequence ATGGTCTCGTTCGATTCTTTCCCCCAACACACAGCCAACTGGCGCCGACGCCAGCTGCTGGGCGCGGGCCTTGCCGCAGCAGTCGCCGCGGTGGGCGGCCCGGCCCTGGCCCAGGACAAGGCGGGTGACCGCGTCCTGCGCGTGGGCCACCAGAAGGGCTGGCTGTCCATCCTGAAGAACCGGGGCACGCTGGAAAAGCGGCTGGCGCCACTGGGCGTGTCGGTGCGCTGGATCGAGTTCAACGCCGGCCCCGTGCAGCTGGAGGCGCTGAACGTGGGCTCCATCGACTTTGGCGATGTGGGCGAGGCCCCACCCATCTTTGCGCAGGCCGCAGGCGCACCCCTGGTCTATGCGGGCGCCACCGTGCCGCGCCCCGGGCTGGAGGCGTTGATCGTGCCCAAGGACTCGCCCATCCGCAGCGTGCAGGACCTCAAGGGCAAGCGCGTGGCCTACAACAAGGGCTCGAACGTGCAGTACTTCCTGGTCAAGCTGCTGGAAAAGCACGGCCTGAAGTACGGCGATGTGCAGTCTGTCTTCCTGGCGCCGGCCGATGCGCGCGCCGCCTTCGAGCGCGGCTCCGTCGATGCCTGGCTGATCTGGGACCCCTTCCTGGCTGCCGCGCAAAAGACGCTGGACGCCCGCCTGCTGGCCGACGCCACCGGCGTGGTCAACAACCGCGCCTACTACTTCACCTCGCGCGACTACGCCACGCGCAATGCCGATGTGCTGCGCATCGCCATCGAAGAGGTCGATGGCATTGACCGCTGGGCCTCTAAGAACCAGGCGGCGGCCGCCGCCGAGCTGTCCACCATCCTGGGCCTGGACAAGTCCATCACCGAGCTGTACCTGAGCCGCGCACGCTTCGGCACCTCGTCCGTGACGCGCGAGATCCTGGCCGAGCAGCAGCAGATCGCCGACACCTTCTTCGAGCTCAAGCTCATCCCCCGCAAGCTCAACCTGCTGCATGCCGCGCCCGTGGACCTGATCGCATCGCGTCCCTGA
- a CDS encoding oxidative damage protection protein yields the protein MARTVHCIKLGVDAEGLDFPPYPGELGKRIFESVSKQAWADWLKHQTMLVNENRLNLADARARQYLARQMENHFFGGGADAAAGYVPPSA from the coding sequence ATGGCACGTACCGTTCACTGCATCAAGCTCGGCGTCGACGCTGAAGGCCTGGACTTTCCGCCCTATCCCGGCGAACTGGGCAAGCGCATTTTCGAGAGCGTGAGCAAGCAGGCCTGGGCCGACTGGCTCAAGCACCAGACCATGCTGGTCAACGAGAACCGCCTGAACCTGGCAGACGCGCGCGCCCGCCAATACCTGGCCCGCCAGATGGAGAACCACTTCTTCGGCGGCGGCGCCGACGCGGCCGCAGGCTACGTGCCCCCTTCGGCGTAA
- a CDS encoding TonB-dependent receptor plug domain-containing protein encodes MTAPHSARASHATAFRLRSSLLHALLLAGLATSTHAAAQSGTPADEASQTFQLGTVDVRDARDAVPGDEQRMGATEMRQRNADTVSDAVRLLPGATLSRNNRNEEMIYLRGFDPRQVPVFVDGVPLYVPYDGYVDFGRFTTFDLSEIRVAKAGASLMYGPNTLGGAINLVTRKPVKPFEGDARIGAGVGGERKAAVNLGGNQGSWYYQIGASYLDADSFPLPKGFRDFKKQPTDTGNYRENAYRTDKRLSFKLGLTPNATDEYALGYVRQEGAKGNPVYTGSATGKNVIRYWRWPYWDKDSVYFLSTTRINADNLLKTRIYHDTYQNGLDMYADASYTRHDPTSSYKDVSQGASLEWANYSLKGHALRLGAHYKIDEHTDAASARDPSKHYRDVTRSLVIEDTMALAERWSLNLALSHDQRDAREVYQWPTGSTSATNGVARLAYALGAGGEAYFIASHKTRFPTIKDRYSARMGTALANPDLQPETANHLELGISGVPWQGGQGQAALFYSRVRNQIQTVVVTSNACGGTTCNQAQNVGRTRNIGMELSMAQQLAAQWGVNASYTYLNRRNTSDSSIMLTHTPRHRLLAGVQWRPHAQWELNAEVETEKGRYVPLSGSGQLQALKLSGYGIANLRARYKPRNDITVDFGVANLGDKWYQFDDGLPMPGRSWYVNLGYRF; translated from the coding sequence GTGACCGCTCCGCACTCCGCCCGCGCATCCCACGCAACCGCCTTCCGCCTGCGCTCCTCGCTGCTGCATGCCCTGCTGCTGGCAGGCCTGGCCACCAGCACCCATGCCGCCGCCCAGTCCGGCACGCCAGCCGACGAGGCTTCGCAGACTTTCCAGCTGGGCACGGTCGATGTGCGCGATGCCCGCGACGCCGTACCCGGCGATGAACAGCGGATGGGTGCCACCGAGATGCGCCAGCGCAATGCCGATACCGTCTCCGACGCCGTGCGCCTGCTGCCCGGCGCCACGCTGTCGCGCAACAACCGCAACGAGGAAATGATCTACCTGCGCGGCTTCGATCCGCGCCAGGTCCCGGTGTTCGTGGATGGCGTTCCGCTGTATGTGCCCTATGACGGCTATGTGGACTTCGGCCGTTTCACCACCTTCGACCTGTCCGAGATCCGCGTGGCCAAGGCCGGTGCCTCGCTGATGTACGGCCCCAACACGCTGGGCGGAGCGATCAACCTGGTCACGCGCAAGCCCGTCAAGCCTTTCGAAGGCGATGCACGCATCGGTGCGGGTGTGGGCGGCGAGCGCAAGGCCGCCGTCAACCTGGGTGGCAACCAGGGCAGCTGGTACTACCAGATCGGCGCCTCCTACCTGGATGCGGACAGCTTTCCCCTGCCCAAGGGCTTCAGGGATTTCAAGAAGCAGCCCACCGACACCGGCAACTACCGCGAGAACGCCTACCGCACGGACAAGCGCCTGTCGTTCAAGCTGGGCCTGACCCCCAATGCCACCGACGAGTACGCGCTGGGCTATGTGCGCCAGGAGGGCGCAAAGGGCAATCCGGTGTACACGGGCAGTGCCACCGGCAAGAATGTGATCCGCTACTGGCGCTGGCCCTACTGGGACAAGGACAGCGTCTACTTCCTGAGCACCACGCGCATCAACGCCGACAACCTGCTCAAGACACGCATCTACCACGACACCTACCAAAACGGCCTGGACATGTACGCGGACGCGAGCTACACGCGCCATGACCCGACCAGCAGCTACAAGGACGTGAGCCAGGGCGCCAGCCTGGAATGGGCCAACTACAGCCTCAAGGGCCATGCGCTGCGCCTGGGCGCGCACTACAAGATCGACGAGCACACCGATGCCGCCTCGGCCAGGGATCCCAGCAAGCACTACCGCGACGTGACGCGCTCGCTGGTGATCGAGGACACGATGGCGCTGGCCGAACGCTGGAGCCTGAACCTGGCGCTGAGCCACGACCAGCGCGATGCGCGCGAGGTCTACCAGTGGCCCACAGGCTCGACCAGCGCCACCAACGGGGTGGCCAGGCTCGCCTATGCGCTGGGAGCCGGCGGCGAGGCCTATTTCATCGCCTCGCACAAGACCCGCTTTCCCACCATCAAGGACCGCTACTCGGCGCGCATGGGCACGGCCCTGGCCAACCCCGACCTGCAGCCCGAGACCGCCAACCACCTGGAGCTGGGCATCAGCGGCGTGCCCTGGCAGGGCGGCCAGGGCCAGGCGGCGCTGTTCTACAGCCGCGTGCGCAACCAGATCCAGACCGTGGTCGTCACCTCGAACGCCTGCGGTGGCACCACCTGCAACCAGGCGCAGAACGTGGGCCGCACGCGCAACATCGGCATGGAGCTGTCGATGGCGCAGCAGCTGGCGGCGCAATGGGGCGTGAACGCCAGCTACACCTATCTGAACCGGCGCAACACCAGCGACTCCAGCATCATGCTGACCCACACGCCGCGCCACCGCCTGCTGGCCGGCGTGCAGTGGCGCCCGCACGCGCAATGGGAGCTCAATGCCGAGGTCGAGACCGAGAAGGGCCGCTACGTGCCGCTGTCGGGCAGCGGCCAGTTGCAGGCGCTCAAGCTCTCGGGTTACGGCATCGCCAACCTGCGTGCACGCTACAAGCCGCGCAACGACATCACCGTGGACTTCGGCGTAGCCAACCTCGGCGACAAGTGGTACCAGTTCGATGACGGCCTGCCCATGCCGGGCCGCAGCTGGTACGTCAATCTCGGCTATCGCTTCTGA
- a CDS encoding trimeric intracellular cation channel family protein: MLPSVSLLESFQASQFTVMLVIYLVAITAEAMSGALAAGRRNMDIFGVAVIAFVTALGGGTIRDMVLGHYPIGWTQHPEYVYLVISAGLLTIFVARHMHHLKQVFLLLDAMGLIAFSLIGCNVALELGYPPVVVVMSGMLTGISGGILRDVLCNQVPVVFRRELYASVSLAVCLLFLGLRSLDVGSNTSTAVCFAAGLTLRLAAIRFKWRLPVFSYQQRWEE, translated from the coding sequence GTGCTTCCATCCGTTTCCCTGCTGGAATCCTTCCAGGCATCGCAGTTCACCGTCATGCTGGTGATCTACCTCGTGGCCATCACGGCCGAGGCCATGTCGGGCGCGCTGGCCGCGGGCCGGCGCAACATGGACATCTTCGGCGTGGCGGTGATCGCCTTCGTCACCGCCCTGGGCGGCGGCACCATCCGCGACATGGTGCTGGGCCACTACCCCATCGGCTGGACCCAGCATCCCGAATATGTCTACCTGGTGATCTCGGCGGGCCTGCTGACCATCTTCGTGGCGCGCCACATGCACCATCTCAAGCAGGTCTTCCTGCTGCTGGACGCCATGGGCCTGATCGCCTTTTCGCTGATCGGCTGCAACGTGGCGCTGGAGCTGGGCTATCCGCCCGTGGTGGTGGTGATGTCGGGCATGCTGACCGGAATCAGCGGCGGCATCCTGCGCGACGTGCTGTGCAACCAGGTGCCCGTGGTGTTCCGGCGCGAGCTGTATGCCAGCGTCTCGCTGGCCGTCTGCCTGCTGTTCCTGGGGCTTCGCTCGCTGGATGTGGGCAGCAACACCAGCACGGCCGTTTGCTTCGCGGCGGGCCTGACGCTGCGCCTGGCCGCCATCCGCTTCAAGTGGCGCCTGCCCGTTTTCTCCTACCAGCAGCGCTGGGAGGAGTAG